The Ignatzschineria rhizosphaerae genome contains a region encoding:
- a CDS encoding HAD-IIA family hydrolase → MLTQVEFKSLLNQKKGLIFDIEGTLTNDGRLISGALEVISKLRERGYQLRFLTNMTGKLPEALKTWLMDLGLNVETHEILTSVTTALTYLSKERSAEYGFFAIPESIKPAFSQLKMDDISPDYVVIGDLESGFTQDLLDQILQYLLAGADLISFHKNLYFMRGQKWHIDSGIYIQAFEKITGKEALVTGKPSEMIFKQACISMGLTQEEVMIIGDDLLTDIEGAKRLGLFSLLVGSGKFKKESDIPQSVGFYLNSVSTLLSYL, encoded by the coding sequence ATGTTAACTCAAGTTGAATTTAAGTCATTATTAAACCAGAAAAAAGGTCTTATCTTTGATATTGAAGGAACTTTAACAAATGATGGAAGACTCATTTCTGGGGCTTTAGAAGTCATTTCAAAACTTCGTGAAAGAGGCTATCAACTTCGATTTTTAACCAATATGACCGGAAAATTGCCCGAAGCTTTAAAGACTTGGCTAATGGATTTAGGATTAAATGTGGAGACCCATGAGATCCTGACTTCTGTTACAACGGCGCTGACTTATCTATCAAAAGAGAGATCAGCAGAATATGGCTTTTTTGCAATACCTGAGAGCATAAAGCCCGCCTTTTCCCAATTAAAGATGGATGATATCTCTCCTGATTATGTCGTGATTGGAGATTTAGAGTCTGGATTTACACAAGATTTATTAGATCAAATTTTGCAATATCTTTTAGCAGGTGCCGACTTAATCTCTTTTCATAAAAACCTCTATTTCATGAGAGGACAAAAATGGCATATTGATAGCGGGATCTACATACAAGCTTTTGAGAAAATTACAGGTAAAGAGGCTTTAGTAACAGGAAAACCTTCGGAAATGATTTTCAAACAAGCTTGTATTTCTATGGGGTTAACTCAAGAGGAGGTCATGATTATTGGAGATGATCTTCTTACGGACATTGAAGGTGCAAAGAGGTTAGGATTATTTTCATTATTAGTCGGTAGTGGAAAATTTAAAAAAGAATCTGATATCCCTCAGTCTGTTGGTTTCTATCTTAACTCGGTGTCTACGCTCCTATCATATTTATAG
- a CDS encoding chloramphenicol acetyltransferase yields the protein MSKTIIDINNWNRREHFHAFRAIECSFSVTVNIDVTHALSIFKQKHYKFYPAMIYLITSAVNQSPALKMSMQDETLVKWDIVHPSYTIFHPESETFSALWTYFDISCLPWTSFTGFTLNFPKVQDHFKPIITMGKYQTQSGKTILPLAIQVHHAVCDGFHVAKFIEALQQLCDEFL from the coding sequence ATGAGTAAAACAATAATTGATATTAATAATTGGAACCGCCGTGAGCATTTCCACGCCTTTAGAGCAATAGAATGCAGTTTTAGCGTGACGGTCAATATAGATGTAACCCATGCTTTAAGCATATTTAAACAAAAGCATTATAAGTTTTATCCTGCCATGATCTATCTGATCACAAGTGCAGTGAATCAATCGCCGGCTCTTAAAATGAGTATGCAAGATGAAACTTTAGTAAAGTGGGATATTGTTCACCCATCCTATACAATTTTTCATCCTGAAAGTGAGACTTTTTCAGCTCTTTGGACATACTTTGATATTTCCTGCCTACCATGGACCAGTTTTACAGGATTTACCTTAAACTTTCCAAAGGTTCAAGATCACTTTAAACCGATTATCACAATGGGAAAATATCAAACACAATCAGGAAAAACGATATTACCACTAGCGATACAGGTTCATCATGCGGTATGTGATGGTTTTCATGTGGCAAAGTTTATCGAAGCTTTGCAACAATTGTGTGATGAATTCTTATAA
- a CDS encoding RidA family protein — protein sequence MHTLINPKSVFNSLQYGFSQAVLTDGAKQLFLSGQVATDKDQNTIATGMGNQTRVCLENIEKVLQAAGSCKAHVAMLRIYIKESANTQEAQNEIAEELRTFFGEQSPASSWVVVTGLALPEWLIEIEAQAVIPNQ from the coding sequence ATGCATACTTTAATTAATCCAAAATCCGTATTTAACAGCTTGCAATATGGTTTCAGCCAAGCAGTATTGACAGATGGCGCTAAACAGCTCTTTTTATCAGGGCAAGTTGCCACAGATAAAGACCAAAATACAATTGCAACGGGAATGGGGAATCAAACCCGTGTTTGTCTTGAAAATATTGAAAAAGTATTACAAGCTGCGGGTTCCTGTAAGGCGCATGTGGCGATGTTAAGAATTTACATCAAAGAGAGTGCAAATACTCAAGAGGCTCAAAACGAGATTGCTGAAGAACTTCGCACTTTTTTTGGGGAGCAATCACCGGCATCATCATGGGTTGTTGTCACAGGATTAGCATTGCCAGAGTGGCTGATTGAGATTGAAGCGCAAGCAGTAATTCCAAATCAATAA
- a CDS encoding NAD(P)/FAD-dependent oxidoreductase — translation MRQNEIIIIGAGIVGVMLALQLATKSNAKITLIDKNSAGNGVTKHSFAWLNVSYGRPDNYQKLRAQALNAWHELDKATNHDLNIQWTGAISWQESDEATLAFIQSHQAQKFKIEALSQEAILLKEPLLNSSPKISAFAVDEGAIDPIAVTNQLLQAAIKKGINYLPHQEVTALLQDDTGKVIGISTANTQYLADQVILTAGVDNKMLLNALNIDLPITISPAIIIRLKHEVFPSLTKHIISNPQMEIRAIDDQHLLVAEDYIDDAPENSPEIIAKNALKAIERALSPLAPVLSIDKVAVGLRPMPRDEMPIVGFLDSHQSLYLISMHAAVTLSPLISQLAATEIIEKRTEDALIPYRLSRFKITQQ, via the coding sequence ATGAGACAAAATGAGATAATTATTATTGGTGCCGGTATTGTCGGCGTAATGCTTGCCTTACAGTTAGCAACAAAGTCTAATGCTAAAATTACACTCATTGATAAAAATAGCGCCGGAAATGGTGTCACAAAACACTCTTTTGCGTGGTTAAATGTCTCTTATGGACGACCTGATAATTATCAAAAGCTAAGAGCGCAAGCGCTAAATGCCTGGCATGAGTTAGATAAAGCAACAAATCATGATTTAAATATTCAGTGGACAGGTGCCATTAGCTGGCAAGAGAGCGATGAGGCGACTTTAGCATTTATCCAATCGCATCAGGCACAAAAATTTAAGATCGAAGCGCTCTCTCAAGAAGCTATTTTACTTAAAGAACCGCTATTAAACTCTTCTCCAAAAATTAGTGCTTTTGCCGTAGATGAAGGCGCTATTGATCCGATTGCGGTCACCAACCAATTACTACAAGCAGCGATTAAAAAAGGCATCAATTATCTGCCCCATCAAGAAGTCACTGCACTATTACAAGATGATACAGGAAAAGTGATAGGAATTTCGACAGCAAACACGCAATATTTAGCAGATCAAGTGATTTTAACCGCCGGGGTCGATAATAAAATGCTATTAAACGCGCTTAATATTGACCTACCGATCACCATTTCACCTGCCATTATTATTCGATTAAAACATGAAGTATTTCCAAGCTTAACAAAGCACATTATTTCTAATCCTCAAATGGAAATTCGCGCTATAGATGATCAGCATCTTTTAGTTGCGGAGGATTATATTGATGATGCGCCAGAAAATAGCCCTGAGATCATTGCTAAAAATGCCTTAAAGGCGATCGAAAGAGCGCTATCACCGTTAGCACCAGTGCTAAGTATTGATAAAGTTGCCGTAGGTTTACGCCCTATGCCACGCGATGAGATGCCGATAGTTGGATTTTTAGATTCTCATCAATCTCTCTACCTTATCTCCATGCATGCCGCTGTTACGCTATCGCCCTTAATCAGCCAATTAGCGGCAACGGAAATTATTGAAAAAAGAACAGAGGATGCATTAATCCCTTACCGCCTCTCTAGATTTAAAATAACTCAGCAATAG
- a CDS encoding putative hemolysin — protein sequence MRLLFILSLSPLLFACNAHQSSKLDMANPASVYCESIGGELTFKDQTGYCHFSDGKVIEEWELYRRDHK from the coding sequence ATGCGTTTACTATTTATTTTATCTCTAAGTCCTCTGCTTTTTGCCTGTAATGCCCATCAATCATCAAAATTAGATATGGCAAATCCTGCGAGTGTTTATTGTGAAAGTATTGGTGGAGAATTAACCTTTAAGGATCAAACGGGTTACTGTCATTTTTCTGATGGCAAGGTCATTGAAGAGTGGGAACTCTATAGAAGAGATCACAAATAG
- a CDS encoding aminoglycoside adenylyltransferase domain-containing protein codes for MLNDLINSPKVQHLLARLQVLLGNNIQASYIHGSAVTSGLAPNSDIDLFVIVKNTLDDQTRKSLITAFLSLSGEMGNLEGKRALEIIIFTLDAVFEQTSPVTCDFIYGEWLREEFLKGEISQPFQDFEMTLLLAQIAEEAQLLQGIDYMKDTPKIPLKNIIKAIKKLAPTLIEQRLVDTRNVLLTLARMVRTCEIHDFISKKEAADYVIPRLSSRASAIMMLAKEEYLTGERILWEKWQQDILLTTNELYSIIESVDLTP; via the coding sequence ATGTTAAATGATTTAATAAATTCTCCAAAAGTTCAACATCTGCTTGCCCGCTTACAAGTATTATTAGGAAATAATATACAAGCAAGCTATATACATGGCTCAGCGGTAACAAGTGGTTTAGCTCCTAATAGTGATATTGATCTTTTCGTTATTGTTAAAAATACATTAGATGATCAGACTAGAAAATCTCTGATTACAGCATTTTTATCATTATCAGGAGAGATGGGTAATCTAGAAGGAAAAAGAGCTTTAGAAATTATTATCTTTACATTAGATGCAGTTTTTGAGCAAACCTCGCCAGTTACTTGTGATTTTATTTATGGAGAATGGTTGCGTGAGGAATTTTTAAAAGGAGAAATATCACAGCCTTTTCAAGATTTTGAGATGACTTTGTTATTAGCTCAAATAGCAGAAGAGGCACAGTTACTTCAAGGGATTGATTATATGAAGGATACTCCGAAAATACCCCTTAAAAATATTATTAAAGCTATTAAAAAACTTGCTCCAACTTTAATAGAACAACGATTGGTAGATACTCGAAATGTCTTGCTAACCTTAGCAAGGATGGTGAGAACTTGTGAAATACATGATTTTATCTCGAAAAAAGAGGCTGCTGATTATGTCATACCAAGACTTTCTTCTAGGGCAAGCGCTATCATGATGCTGGCAAAAGAGGAATATCTTACAGGTGAACGAATCTTATGGGAAAAGTGGCAGCAAGATATTTTACTAACGACGAATGAATTATATTCGATTATAGAAAGTGTTGATTTAACGCCATAG
- a CDS encoding transferase produces the protein MKDPIKIVSFVERIDLLPAIDEMIMQHWPKFMMQASVDDSYWERLYQPPFAEYQFVAITGEGDDERVVGLINSVALPWDDGLQDLPDHGWDEMFTLAMDSDQNNLPCNLISALSVTVITEYRGYKIPQLLISHLKSYAKNKKYLGIVVPVRPTMKHLYPIQYFRDYITWKNERGEPFDPWIRTHWRLGAKFVKIAPASMTITGTIDEWESWTGLKFPQSGKYAITSGLVPLKIDVAKNRGDYIEPNLWMFHAVTA, from the coding sequence ATGAAAGACCCCATTAAGATTGTCAGTTTTGTTGAGCGCATTGATTTATTGCCGGCAATTGATGAGATGATTATGCAACATTGGCCAAAGTTCATGATGCAAGCATCCGTGGATGATAGTTATTGGGAACGCCTATATCAACCTCCCTTTGCAGAGTATCAGTTTGTTGCAATTACCGGCGAAGGTGATGACGAGCGTGTTGTTGGATTGATTAATTCTGTGGCATTACCGTGGGATGATGGCTTACAAGATCTCCCTGATCACGGTTGGGATGAGATGTTTACTTTAGCAATGGATAGTGATCAAAATAACTTACCATGTAATCTTATTTCAGCTTTATCAGTCACGGTGATTACAGAGTATCGAGGGTATAAGATCCCTCAGCTGTTAATTAGTCATTTAAAATCTTATGCAAAAAATAAAAAGTATCTCGGCATTGTGGTTCCTGTAAGACCAACAATGAAGCACCTTTACCCTATTCAATATTTTCGAGATTATATTACTTGGAAAAATGAGCGCGGAGAGCCCTTTGATCCTTGGATTAGAACTCATTGGCGATTAGGTGCTAAATTTGTCAAAATTGCGCCGGCATCTATGACAATCACCGGAACAATAGATGAGTGGGAAAGTTGGACAGGCTTAAAATTCCCCCAAAGTGGTAAATATGCAATTACGTCAGGTTTAGTGCCCCTTAAAATAGATGTGGCAAAGAACCGCGGAGATTATATTGAACCTAATCTTTGGATGTTCCATGCTGTGACAGCATAA
- a CDS encoding DMT family transporter encodes MPLSIFILIIIAALIHAAWNSLIKGSSDKFMLTATLSAMTAGLTLLLLPFVNFPNRESLPYFLISVAMQIIYYMLLAQTYKITDIGLSYPIMRGSAPLLVALFSSVIWGEKILPLSWLGILLIVTGILWLGYHSLKSATAFGVLLSLFNAGIIATYTIIDGIGVRASGDAIGYSIWLFFSSTLLIALFALLQYRPQFIPFFLQNWQKGLIAAIGSSLSYGIILWSMQYAPIYLVSALRETSILFVIIIAIFILKEKTNTTRIYSACLILSGAIVLRLVT; translated from the coding sequence ATGCCCCTTTCTATCTTTATTCTTATCATTATCGCCGCGCTAATTCACGCCGCCTGGAATAGCTTAATTAAAGGTAGCAGCGATAAATTCATGCTTACCGCAACCTTATCGGCGATGACAGCTGGATTAACATTGCTGTTACTCCCCTTTGTTAACTTTCCAAACCGAGAGAGTCTGCCTTATTTTTTAATCTCTGTTGCGATGCAGATTATCTACTATATGCTTTTAGCCCAAACCTATAAAATTACAGATATAGGGCTCAGCTATCCCATTATGCGGGGCTCAGCGCCACTACTTGTGGCGCTTTTTTCAAGCGTCATCTGGGGAGAAAAGATCCTTCCTTTAAGCTGGCTTGGTATCTTACTAATTGTTACCGGCATTTTATGGTTGGGTTATCATAGCTTAAAATCGGCAACGGCCTTTGGCGTTTTATTATCCCTTTTTAATGCTGGTATTATTGCGACATATACCATTATTGATGGGATTGGTGTTAGAGCATCTGGTGATGCTATTGGTTACTCTATTTGGCTCTTTTTCTCTTCTACACTTCTCATTGCCCTCTTTGCACTACTGCAATATCGCCCTCAATTTATCCCTTTCTTTCTACAAAATTGGCAAAAAGGCCTCATTGCTGCCATCGGCTCATCTTTAAGTTACGGTATTATTCTCTGGTCTATGCAGTATGCGCCAATCTATCTTGTTTCAGCACTTCGAGAAACCTCTATTTTATTTGTGATTATAATTGCCATCTTTATTTTAAAGGAGAAAACAAATACCACTAGAATTTACTCTGCATGCTTAATCTTAAGCGGTGCAATTGTCTTACGTTTAGTGACTTAA
- a CDS encoding MFS transporter, which translates to MKQFKTTFHTIFRIGLCQRAYKTNSLGIIIAIFLAAILATTETRLISAAIADLRGQFFLDNRESAALVTALNSAQLISMTLAPWVATVIGFNRTLLYPTLLLGIVTFLIPFVSRDYSLLLLLHSILGFCIGVYLPLTISLALRHAKPNIWLMIMAAYSLRVSIGMDSGMGISGFLIEEGYWQWIYWISAVISPLIAWLFWKSIPLTPIEFTALKEADWLGMILFTTSLVLIFIGFEGGERFGWQDSKVVVINLLTGGGLFLILMIRIFFYRESFGALIAFKNQNILFCLIIACLFGILMTPSTFLIPSFLEQMAGFKALQSKDATMIIFITYLMSMPFVIYLAKKIEARYMIILGALLIMIAGTYGLQLTQEWRVTEFLLLLIVQALGESVFLLGLIAAFVTNLNPAHGVILGAYIPLARICAPIFSSTIMLFWLRQQKEKAIALFAENIDSAVLLEDQVQIFPLIEKEALVHAYIDSFLLVVAIAIVALMLALCLKPAPQNPIAPPYLPR; encoded by the coding sequence ATGAAACAATTCAAGACAACTTTTCATACCATTTTTCGCATAGGATTATGTCAAAGGGCTTATAAAACCAACTCTTTAGGGATTATTATTGCTATTTTTTTAGCGGCAATATTAGCAACAACAGAAACACGATTAATCTCTGCCGCTATTGCGGATCTTCGAGGTCAATTTTTTTTAGATAATAGGGAATCTGCCGCTTTAGTAACCGCGCTTAATAGCGCCCAATTAATCTCTATGACATTAGCACCGTGGGTCGCCACAGTGATAGGATTTAATCGAACACTTTTATATCCCACGCTTCTATTGGGGATTGTAACCTTCTTAATCCCTTTTGTTTCTAGAGATTATAGTCTTTTATTACTCTTGCATAGCATCTTAGGATTTTGCATCGGTGTTTATCTTCCTTTAACGATCTCCTTAGCCCTTCGTCATGCAAAACCTAATATATGGTTAATGATTATGGCGGCTTATAGTTTGAGGGTCTCCATTGGGATGGATAGTGGTATGGGGATTAGTGGTTTTTTAATAGAAGAGGGGTATTGGCAGTGGATTTACTGGATAAGTGCGGTGATATCTCCTCTTATAGCTTGGCTCTTTTGGAAGAGCATTCCTCTGACACCCATTGAGTTTACGGCTTTAAAAGAGGCAGATTGGTTAGGAATGATTCTTTTTACAACAAGTTTAGTGTTAATTTTTATTGGTTTTGAAGGGGGAGAGCGCTTTGGATGGCAAGATTCTAAAGTTGTCGTGATTAACCTTTTAACAGGTGGCGGATTATTTCTCATATTGATGATTCGGATCTTTTTTTATCGAGAAAGCTTTGGGGCATTAATTGCTTTTAAAAATCAAAATATACTGTTTTGTCTGATTATTGCGTGTTTATTTGGGATATTAATGACGCCCTCTACTTTTTTAATTCCCTCCTTTTTAGAACAGATGGCAGGCTTTAAAGCATTACAGAGTAAAGATGCTACGATGATTATTTTTATCACTTACTTAATGAGTATGCCGTTTGTTATTTATTTAGCGAAAAAAATTGAAGCTAGATATATGATTATTTTGGGAGCATTACTCATTATGATTGCCGGTACTTATGGTTTACAGCTTACTCAAGAGTGGCGAGTGACAGAATTTTTACTGCTATTGATAGTGCAAGCTCTCGGTGAAAGTGTGTTTTTGCTAGGATTAATCGCTGCTTTTGTTACTAATTTAAATCCCGCTCATGGTGTAATCTTAGGAGCTTATATTCCTCTTGCGAGAATTTGTGCACCTATTTTTTCCTCAACCATCATGTTATTTTGGCTCCGCCAGCAAAAAGAGAAGGCTATAGCGCTTTTTGCAGAAAATATTGATAGCGCTGTATTGTTAGAGGATCAGGTGCAAATATTTCCTTTAATAGAAAAAGAAGCCCTTGTTCATGCTTATATCGACAGCTTTTTATTGGTGGTAGCGATCGCTATTGTGGCCTTAATGTTAGCGCTTTGTTTAAAACCTGCGCCGCAAAATCCGATTGCGCCTCCTTATCTTCCTCGTTAG
- a CDS encoding HlyD family secretion protein: MNRIFLPIIVMIGIVAIYATYRWDFWVSNKGIQTTENAYIDADITPLSSKVSGHLVTLSVRDYQMVEKGDVIAKIDDREYLLQLEKAQATYQKEAAILKNLTLEIAQQEAVVAQAQANIEMAKIRVDQQEKHFQRQKSLVGKGALSQEKFEDTKAEFNLAVKSYAIAEALFLLETRALELLHGQKLIREAEKKSAFTAVEIAQDQLADTVIKAPFSGYLGKIIAKEGEIIKINTPIVTMIPSNALYIVANFKETQFANIHRQQLVEILVDALPGNKFTGTIEEISPMSGAKASQLPIINTAGNFTKIVQRIPVKISLDKNHPQYLQLRAGMSVRVKVDTQYLAP; the protein is encoded by the coding sequence ATGAATAGAATCTTTTTACCCATTATTGTCATGATTGGGATAGTTGCGATTTATGCCACCTATAGATGGGACTTTTGGGTGAGCAATAAGGGTATTCAAACGACAGAAAATGCTTATATTGATGCGGATATTACGCCATTAAGTAGCAAAGTTTCAGGGCATTTAGTGACATTGTCTGTCCGTGATTATCAAATGGTAGAAAAGGGGGATGTGATCGCAAAAATAGATGATCGGGAATATTTATTACAGCTAGAAAAAGCACAAGCAACCTATCAAAAAGAAGCGGCCATTTTAAAGAATTTAACCTTAGAAATTGCCCAGCAAGAAGCCGTTGTAGCGCAGGCTCAGGCAAATATTGAAATGGCAAAAATTAGAGTTGATCAGCAAGAGAAGCATTTCCAAAGACAAAAGAGTCTGGTAGGAAAAGGCGCTCTTTCCCAAGAAAAATTTGAAGATACGAAGGCAGAGTTTAATTTAGCAGTAAAATCTTATGCTATTGCCGAGGCTCTGTTTTTGCTTGAAACACGCGCTTTAGAGCTATTACATGGACAAAAACTGATTCGAGAAGCAGAGAAAAAGTCTGCATTTACGGCCGTAGAAATTGCTCAAGATCAGTTAGCAGATACGGTTATTAAAGCGCCATTTTCAGGATATTTAGGAAAAATAATTGCCAAAGAGGGAGAGATTATAAAGATTAATACGCCTATAGTGACAATGATCCCGAGTAATGCGTTATATATTGTGGCCAATTTTAAAGAGACACAATTTGCAAATATCCATCGTCAACAACTTGTTGAAATATTAGTAGATGCTCTTCCTGGCAATAAATTTACCGGAACTATTGAGGAAATCTCTCCTATGAGCGGAGCGAAAGCCTCACAATTACCGATTATTAATACAGCGGGGAATTTTACTAAAATTGTTCAGCGCATTCCTGTCAAAATCTCCCTTGATAAAAATCATCCTCAATATTTACAGTTACGAGCGGGGATGAGCGTGAGAGTGAAGGTTGATACGCAATATTTAGCTCCTTAA
- a CDS encoding TetR/AcrR family transcriptional regulator C-terminal domain-containing protein, with translation MEITREAVINTALELLNNEGIEGLSMRKLAKALDIQAPSLYWYFANKQALIDGLADAMVEDVAIQIAPNLTWQAQIEKIASELRKALIIHRDGARVFAGTYIVSDNVLRTNEALMSALLKAGIELNLAVHYSFNILYFILGLVMEEQGLSPENGVNLSSRKADFIHLTQNKYPINWQARDMIFTESFEDRFKLGLDLLIAGIEKKHKTS, from the coding sequence ATGGAGATCACACGGGAAGCCGTTATCAATACAGCATTAGAACTGCTTAATAATGAAGGGATTGAAGGGCTATCTATGCGAAAATTAGCCAAAGCACTCGATATTCAAGCTCCCTCTTTATATTGGTATTTTGCAAATAAACAAGCCTTGATTGATGGTTTAGCAGATGCCATGGTTGAAGATGTTGCGATCCAAATTGCACCAAACTTAACTTGGCAAGCGCAGATTGAAAAAATTGCCAGTGAGTTACGTAAAGCCTTAATTATCCATAGAGATGGAGCGCGGGTATTTGCAGGTACTTATATTGTCTCAGACAATGTTTTAAGAACAAATGAAGCACTAATGAGTGCCTTATTAAAAGCAGGTATTGAGCTCAATTTAGCCGTTCATTATAGTTTTAATATCTTATATTTCATTTTAGGGCTTGTGATGGAAGAGCAAGGTTTAAGTCCTGAAAATGGGGTTAACCTCTCTTCTCGCAAAGCAGATTTTATTCATTTAACACAAAATAAATATCCTATTAACTGGCAAGCAAGAGACATGATTTTTACAGAGAGCTTTGAAGATCGCTTTAAACTTGGGCTTGATTTATTGATTGCCGGCATTGAAAAAAAACATAAAACAAGCTAG
- the cobB gene encoding Sir2 family NAD+-dependent deacetylase, with translation MGRLMVNKPRVVILTGAGISAESGIKTFRAADGLWENHPIEEVATPEGFRKNPELVQRFYNERRRQLQTPEVMPNAAHFALVKLEEILQDNFLLVTQNVDNLHERAGSQRLIHMHGEMLKLRCIKSHKVYQWHQDVLNDTRCSCCHTPQVLRPHIVWFGEMPFEMDRIYHALSQADLFISIGTSGNVYPAAGFVEVAKNSGGHAVELNLDPTRGTTLFDEAYHGPAATIVPEYTHQLIQG, from the coding sequence ATGGGGAGATTAATGGTGAATAAACCTCGAGTGGTAATATTAACCGGTGCTGGCATCTCTGCGGAGTCTGGCATTAAAACATTTCGTGCAGCTGATGGTCTATGGGAAAATCACCCGATTGAAGAAGTTGCCACACCAGAAGGTTTTAGGAAAAACCCAGAACTTGTGCAACGGTTTTATAATGAACGGCGCCGGCAATTACAAACACCTGAAGTAATGCCAAATGCTGCACATTTTGCTTTAGTAAAGTTAGAAGAGATCCTTCAAGATAATTTTCTATTAGTGACACAAAATGTCGATAATCTTCACGAAAGAGCCGGTAGCCAGAGATTAATCCACATGCATGGAGAAATGTTAAAACTTCGCTGCATTAAGTCGCATAAAGTCTACCAATGGCATCAAGATGTCCTTAATGATACTCGTTGTAGTTGCTGCCATACACCGCAAGTACTAAGACCTCACATCGTCTGGTTTGGAGAGATGCCCTTTGAGATGGATCGTATTTATCATGCGCTATCTCAAGCAGATCTCTTTATCTCTATTGGCACCTCTGGGAATGTTTACCCCGCCGCGGGCTTTGTTGAAGTTGCTAAAAATAGTGGCGGTCATGCTGTTGAATTAAATCTTGACCCGACAAGGGGTACGACGCTTTTTGATGAAGCCTATCATGGACCTGCTGCCACGATTGTTCCTGAATATACTCATCAATTAATACAAGGTTAA